The Paenalcaligenes faecalis genome has a window encoding:
- a CDS encoding class I SAM-dependent DNA methyltransferase: protein MAVSQASIIQSLENLVSDLNQNEFIFSFLDAYGFPKSTITRLRKEGDSRNVAENGDIGLRKQLYFRALAQSEDLNAQLEALCDSSVVARNDIRFVLVTDFKNLLAVDLKAQERLDIEIQELDKNYAFFLPLAGYEKAVMYSEHPADLKASEKMGQLFDLIRERNELTNNEDIHALNVFLTRLLFCFYAEDTGIFEEGQFSYALESYTKEDGSDLDQFFSDLFTVLDLEENAAERKKMPAHFQSFKYVNGDLFSADEPIPEFSRKARRILLDCARLNWSEINPDIFGSMFQAVIDEEQRGNLGQHYTSVSNIMKVIQPLFLDDLYAELEKAKGNEKKLKALLVRLQNLSIFDPACGSGNFLIIAYKELRRLEMQIIDALNAASQQTVMYYSGIKLSQFYGIEIDDFACEIATLSLWLAEHQMNTEFKAKFGYAEAALPLKDGGNVVCGNSLRLDWEEVCPPVDEQGEEREVYICGNPPFLGSGGRSKEQNEDMDSVFSGFKSFGMLDFVACWFWKAAQYIQDKQAQFALVATNSICQGEQVAILWPRILEKNLAIRFAYPTFAWKNQAKQNAAVHVVVIGVANSTDIQEKTLFRVGKDEVTFKVEAKNISPYLLEGGDTLVSSRGKPICQASEMVYGNKPVDGGHLLLTTAEKDQLLVSEPQAAKWIKRLLGAQEFINGKERWCLWLVDATKEEVEAMPLVQQRVEAVRATRLASRDAGARKLAERPHQFRDLKNPSSYILVPRVSSERRPYVPIGFLSADVISSDANQMIPNATLYEFGILTSEMHNDWMRTVAGRLKSDYRYSATLVYNTFPWPDVTEPKRKHIESLAEEILLIREDYPDKTLAQLYDPDTMPEPLLQAHKNLDRAVEALYREKPSRDASERLEHLFARYEKLIAAEKEQALAKKKKGSKS from the coding sequence ATGGCAGTCAGCCAAGCAAGCATTATTCAGTCATTAGAAAACCTGGTCTCTGATTTGAATCAGAACGAGTTTATTTTTTCTTTTCTCGATGCTTACGGTTTTCCTAAAAGCACGATTACTCGCTTGAGAAAAGAAGGTGACAGTCGAAATGTGGCAGAAAACGGTGATATAGGACTACGCAAACAACTATATTTTCGTGCTTTGGCTCAGAGTGAAGACCTGAATGCTCAATTAGAGGCATTGTGCGACAGCAGCGTGGTCGCACGCAATGACATTCGTTTTGTGCTGGTGACTGACTTCAAAAACCTATTGGCTGTTGATTTAAAAGCACAAGAGCGTCTAGATATTGAAATCCAAGAATTAGATAAAAACTATGCTTTTTTCTTGCCCTTAGCTGGCTATGAAAAAGCTGTGATGTATTCCGAACACCCTGCTGATTTAAAAGCCTCTGAAAAAATGGGGCAGCTGTTTGATTTAATTCGTGAGCGTAATGAATTAACCAATAACGAAGACATACATGCGTTAAATGTATTTCTTACTCGTCTTTTATTTTGTTTTTACGCCGAAGATACGGGGATTTTTGAGGAAGGGCAGTTTAGTTATGCGCTTGAGTCTTACACCAAAGAGGATGGGTCTGATTTAGATCAGTTTTTTTCAGATCTTTTCACGGTTTTAGACTTAGAGGAAAATGCGGCAGAGCGCAAAAAAATGCCAGCGCACTTTCAGTCCTTTAAGTATGTCAATGGGGACTTGTTCAGTGCTGATGAGCCTATCCCCGAGTTCAGCCGCAAAGCCCGTCGTATTTTGCTAGATTGTGCTCGTTTAAATTGGTCTGAAATCAACCCCGATATTTTTGGTTCTATGTTTCAGGCGGTGATTGATGAGGAACAACGCGGCAACTTAGGCCAGCATTACACCTCTGTATCTAATATCATGAAGGTGATCCAGCCGTTATTTCTTGATGACCTTTATGCAGAACTAGAAAAAGCCAAAGGCAATGAGAAAAAGCTTAAGGCATTGCTAGTGCGCCTACAAAACCTAAGTATCTTTGACCCCGCGTGTGGCTCAGGTAACTTTTTGATTATTGCCTATAAAGAATTACGTCGCCTTGAAATGCAGATCATTGATGCGCTCAATGCCGCCAGTCAGCAGACAGTGATGTATTACTCCGGCATCAAGCTAAGCCAGTTTTACGGCATAGAAATTGATGACTTCGCCTGTGAAATCGCTACCTTATCGCTTTGGCTAGCAGAGCACCAAATGAACACCGAGTTTAAGGCGAAATTTGGTTATGCCGAAGCCGCTTTACCCTTAAAAGATGGTGGCAACGTGGTGTGTGGCAACAGCTTGCGTTTAGATTGGGAGGAGGTTTGCCCACCCGTTGATGAACAGGGTGAAGAGCGGGAGGTTTATATTTGTGGGAATCCGCCTTTCTTGGGCAGTGGCGGCAGAAGCAAAGAACAGAATGAGGATATGGATTCCGTTTTTTCTGGCTTTAAATCGTTTGGGATGCTGGATTTTGTGGCGTGTTGGTTTTGGAAGGCAGCGCAATATATTCAGGATAAACAGGCTCAGTTTGCATTAGTCGCCACGAACTCCATTTGTCAGGGCGAGCAGGTAGCAATATTATGGCCACGTATTTTAGAAAAAAACTTAGCCATTCGATTTGCATACCCTACCTTTGCTTGGAAAAATCAAGCCAAGCAAAATGCAGCTGTTCATGTAGTAGTAATAGGTGTAGCAAATTCCACGGACATACAAGAAAAAACTTTATTCCGTGTGGGTAAAGACGAGGTGACATTTAAGGTAGAGGCGAAAAACATTAGTCCGTATCTATTAGAGGGCGGGGATACGCTAGTATCGAGTCGAGGTAAGCCTATTTGCCAAGCGTCTGAGATGGTGTACGGCAATAAGCCCGTGGATGGTGGTCACTTATTGTTAACCACAGCTGAAAAGGATCAGTTGTTAGTGAGTGAGCCTCAAGCTGCTAAATGGATTAAGCGCTTGCTAGGAGCTCAAGAGTTTATTAATGGTAAAGAACGATGGTGTTTGTGGTTGGTTGATGCTACCAAAGAGGAGGTTGAGGCCATGCCGTTGGTGCAACAGCGAGTAGAGGCAGTTAGAGCAACAAGATTAGCTAGCCGTGATGCAGGAGCTCGTAAGTTGGCAGAGCGGCCCCATCAGTTTCGAGATCTTAAAAATCCTTCTTCTTACATCCTAGTGCCAAGAGTTTCCTCCGAACGTCGTCCTTATGTGCCTATAGGGTTTTTAAGCGCAGATGTGATTTCAAGTGATGCCAATCAAATGATCCCTAACGCCACCCTCTATGAATTCGGTATCCTTACCTCTGAAATGCACAACGACTGGATGCGTACGGTAGCCGGACGATTAAAAAGTGATTATCGCTATTCAGCCACTTTGGTTTACAACACTTTCCCTTGGCCGGATGTCACCGAACCTAAGCGTAAGCACATCGAATCGTTAGCCGAGGAGATCTTACTTATCCGTGAAGACTATCCCGATAAAACTTTGGCGCAGCTGTACGACCCCGATACCATGCCTGAGCCTTTATTACAGGCTCACAAAAATTTAGATCGTGCCGTAGAAGCCTTGTACAGAGAGAAGCCATCCCGTGATGCTTCCGAGCGCTTAGAGCATCTATTTGCCCGCTATGAAAAGTTGATTGCGGCGGAGAAAGAACAGGCGTTGGCAAAAAAGAAAAAGGGGAGTAAGTCGTAA
- a CDS encoding Tn7-like element transposition protein TnsE — translation MHLCKDASPRVIKIVGLQRNGSEFVLLEVDASGGVKEPLV, via the coding sequence TTGCATCTGTGTAAGGATGCCTCACCAAGAGTGATTAAAATAGTTGGGTTACAGCGTAATGGTAGTGAATTTGTACTACTAGAGGTAGATGCTTCGGGTGGGGTGAAAGAGCCATTAGTTTGA
- a CDS encoding transglutaminase-like domain-containing protein: MKKYLTPSKYINFEDPSILSLAKHLAKNCFNENEIIRKCFEYVRDEIKHSSDFKLNPVTCKASDVLLHKTGYCYAKSHLLAALLRANGIPTGLCYQRLSVGDSGEAPYCLHGLNAVYLQGHGWYRMDARGNKEGVNAQFLPPREQLAFPIQSKNERDLPEIWAEPLEVVIRSLESYKTYDQVLANLPDVDLIG; this comes from the coding sequence ATGAAAAAGTACTTAACACCTAGTAAATATATTAACTTTGAAGATCCTTCTATCCTTTCTTTGGCAAAGCACCTAGCTAAAAACTGCTTTAATGAAAATGAGATAATTAGAAAATGTTTTGAGTATGTCAGAGACGAGATTAAGCACAGCTCTGATTTCAAATTAAACCCTGTCACTTGTAAGGCATCGGATGTCTTATTGCATAAAACAGGGTATTGCTACGCTAAGAGCCATTTACTGGCGGCATTATTGAGAGCGAATGGTATTCCTACAGGCTTGTGCTATCAGCGGCTATCTGTTGGTGATAGTGGAGAGGCTCCATACTGTCTTCATGGCCTTAATGCCGTTTATTTACAGGGGCATGGTTGGTATCGCATGGATGCTAGAGGAAATAAGGAAGGAGTTAATGCTCAGTTTTTACCTCCAAGGGAGCAGCTAGCCTTCCCTATCCAGTCTAAAAACGAACGAGATTTACCTGAAATATGGGCTGAACCGTTGGAGGTTGTGATTAGATCATTAGAGAGCTATAAAACGTATGATCAGGTGTTAGCGAATTTACCTGATGTGGATTTGATTGGTTAA
- a CDS encoding tyrosine-protein kinase family protein, translated as MLKSIDFINRFKSDLESNVDIYDFYIELRLNGKVYVYIVSDAVNNVGQIDLNNVYRGEILNENLMFYFLSVIDSKDDSYNYLFDGEKVSLGLRRSLDSLLDENFKFHKESNVITFYSYKGGVGRTTSLALSASYLARKGRNVFVIDCDFEAPGLLNFFNVSQVDSNKGGVVEYINDKMFDSNTSISNYIYNVEKKYSGSGSIKLISAGDLLSGNENIISYLEGLSRIDTQGGSIGRIFSDLINEINNKYEPDVILLDSRTGFSNIFGFLSKISKHLVFIAGDDLQNQPGLEYFSSMVLKDKLNASFVLSIVSSNFSRRFDNFSKLIKMSCGQDYESFYFDRQSLLEFVGTSMENIDDVNDFIDGDGGSIQYNKFFNHILSIVESIEFNNSNFISEHQVEEIEEIEEIEEIEEIEEIEEIEEIEEIEEIEEIEEIEEIEEIEEVEKSSNDVSIQDHILLKLNSKLPNLYAENIDYSEEYLENYFYYRPCMQDFFIEEKTVLLGDKGTGKTAFYKALKNNDFFEKLIIRCQRNHMNFYSFNVSNFEEDSFEFIGFDDYINNELFIKRFWIFFIWNSIFGRYDINLNPSVDVIDLSLSNSFEKIVELLNNNDDFNLVEKDLNDFNDSLRFSDKRLIITFDHLDNIVKPSLWNDVISPLIKLAMRFPYSNIYPKLFLRRDLYDRLGNLTNKNSFRTKVIDLEWSQNEIFSYFFKIVFVTSFDRFFEFLKISGFRDAFLFDLKKRIRRDGFNKNQLSLDKNLISPIVNAFFGDPRSRRNRKNSTAYEDLYRNIQNADKTVNLRPFLDLLINAIKEQESRDFIEDYRKNAIIGLAYCTSKEVRKKAVVNYLEDLWNEQGNEFIKCFCVDFSKNKISSKYKKGVFAEYEFEGLLEEVKNNNYEDECIKNGSIEDFKNVLIATKIVNAYMSGSKSKYGIAYLYTNYLGI; from the coding sequence ATGTTGAAGTCAATTGATTTTATTAATAGATTTAAGAGTGATCTTGAGTCAAATGTAGATATATATGATTTTTATATAGAGTTGAGGTTGAATGGTAAGGTATATGTTTATATAGTTAGTGATGCTGTTAATAATGTTGGTCAAATCGATTTGAATAATGTTTATAGGGGTGAGATTTTAAATGAAAATTTAATGTTTTATTTTCTTAGTGTAATTGATTCAAAAGATGATAGTTATAATTACTTATTTGATGGTGAGAAAGTGTCATTGGGATTGAGAAGGTCACTCGATTCACTTTTGGATGAAAATTTTAAATTTCATAAAGAAAGTAATGTTATAACTTTTTATAGTTATAAGGGAGGGGTTGGAAGAACTACATCATTAGCTTTAAGTGCATCTTATCTCGCAAGGAAGGGGAGGAATGTATTTGTTATAGATTGTGATTTTGAGGCTCCTGGGCTATTAAATTTCTTTAATGTATCGCAAGTTGATAGTAATAAAGGAGGAGTTGTTGAGTATATTAATGATAAGATGTTTGATTCAAATACATCTATTTCTAATTATATTTATAATGTAGAAAAAAAATACTCTGGATCTGGATCTATTAAGCTCATTTCTGCTGGTGATTTATTGTCTGGAAATGAAAATATAATAAGTTATTTAGAAGGTCTTTCTAGAATTGATACCCAAGGAGGTAGTATAGGAAGAATTTTTTCTGATCTTATTAACGAAATAAATAATAAATATGAGCCGGACGTTATTTTATTAGATTCAAGAACAGGTTTTAGTAATATATTTGGTTTTTTATCTAAAATATCAAAGCATTTGGTTTTTATTGCAGGTGATGATTTGCAAAATCAACCTGGGTTGGAGTATTTTTCTTCAATGGTTTTAAAGGATAAGTTAAATGCTAGTTTTGTCTTATCTATAGTTAGTAGTAATTTTAGTAGGAGATTTGATAATTTTTCAAAGCTTATAAAGATGAGCTGTGGTCAAGATTATGAAAGTTTCTATTTTGATAGACAGAGTCTTCTTGAGTTTGTTGGGACATCAATGGAAAATATTGATGATGTAAATGATTTTATTGATGGTGATGGAGGGTCTATACAATATAATAAATTTTTTAATCATATATTGAGTATAGTTGAATCTATTGAATTTAATAATTCGAATTTTATATCTGAGCATCAGGTAGAGGAAATAGAGGAAATAGAGGAAATAGAGGAAATAGAGGAAATAGAGGAAATAGAGGAAATAGAGGAAATAGAGGAAATAGAGGAAATAGAGGAAATAGAGGAAATAGAGGAAATAGAGGAAATAGAGGAGGTAGAGAAAAGTTCAAATGATGTCAGTATACAAGATCATATATTATTGAAATTAAATTCAAAGTTACCAAATCTATATGCTGAGAATATAGATTATTCAGAAGAGTATTTGGAGAATTATTTTTATTATAGACCATGTATGCAGGATTTTTTTATAGAAGAAAAAACGGTTCTTCTTGGAGATAAAGGAACTGGAAAAACGGCTTTTTATAAAGCCCTTAAAAATAATGATTTTTTTGAAAAGCTAATTATAAGATGTCAGAGAAATCATATGAATTTTTATTCTTTCAATGTGAGTAATTTTGAGGAGGATTCTTTTGAGTTTATTGGGTTTGATGATTATATAAATAATGAGCTTTTCATAAAAAGGTTTTGGATATTTTTCATATGGAATTCAATATTTGGAAGGTATGATATTAACCTAAATCCAAGTGTTGATGTTATTGATCTTTCTTTATCAAATTCTTTTGAAAAGATTGTTGAGTTGTTAAATAACAATGATGATTTTAATTTGGTTGAGAAAGATCTTAATGATTTCAATGATAGCCTTAGATTTTCTGATAAAAGATTGATAATTACTTTTGATCATTTGGATAATATAGTTAAGCCATCTTTATGGAATGATGTGATATCTCCATTGATTAAATTGGCTATGAGATTTCCTTATTCTAATATATATCCAAAATTATTTTTAAGAAGAGACTTGTATGATAGGCTTGGTAATTTAACTAATAAAAATTCATTTAGAACTAAGGTTATAGATTTAGAGTGGTCTCAAAATGAAATATTTTCATATTTTTTTAAAATAGTTTTTGTTACATCATTCGATAGGTTTTTTGAGTTTTTGAAAATAAGCGGTTTTCGTGATGCTTTTTTATTTGATTTGAAAAAAAGAATTAGAAGAGATGGGTTTAACAAAAATCAACTATCGTTAGACAAGAATTTAATATCTCCAATTGTTAATGCGTTTTTTGGTGATCCAAGGAGTAGAAGAAATAGGAAGAATAGTACAGCTTATGAGGATTTATATAGGAATATTCAAAATGCGGATAAAACTGTAAATTTAAGGCCTTTTTTAGATCTTTTAATTAATGCAATTAAAGAGCAGGAATCTAGGGACTTTATTGAGGATTATAGAAAAAATGCTATTATTGGATTAGCATATTGTACTAGTAAAGAGGTTAGGAAAAAAGCAGTGGTAAATTATCTTGAGGATTTATGGAATGAGCAAGGTAATGAATTTATAAAATGTTTTTGTGTTGATTTTTCTAAAAATAAAATTAGTAGTAAATATAAAAAAGGTGTTTTTGCTGAATATGAATTTGAAGGTCTTCTTGAGGAGGTTAAAAATAATAATTACGAGGATGAGTGTATTAAAAATGGATCTATTGAGGATTTTAAAAATGTATTAATAGCTACAAAAATAGTTAATGCATATATGTCTGGAAGTAAATCTAAATATGGTATTGCTTATTTATATACTAACTATTTAGGTATTTAA
- a CDS encoding Tn7-like element transposition protein TnsE gives MIEFGTSDLQRAKMIDFPNLSSFASVRNKDGAQSSFIYEAETPYSKTRYHIPQLELARSLFLINSYFCRSCLSSTALQQEFDVQYEVERDHLEIRILPSSSFPKGALEQSAVVQLLVWLFSDQDVMDSYESIFRHYQQNREIKNGVENWCFSFDPPPMQGWKLHVKGRSSNEGKDYLVEEIVGLELDVRLPRTTRISHASFQEKDAGEGSTQHIAVPTDPVVDDEDLQLDDEETANVETGIRVIEANPTWISFSRPSQIEKSRRTRKSSQTLLEKATTDGNSHLVSTDEPYLGGVLAAVDVGGKQDETNYNRIFANRFAAFNELISILKNKFRCRVTFEETLVLPKVGRSRLYLCKDGSPRVIKAVGLRRNGSEFVLLEVDASDGVKMLSTKVLTGVDGETWRSDFDRIRRGVVKSSLNWPNGLLDQLYGKDGHRGVNHPRKLLSNREDFIYRWGQRFFK, from the coding sequence GTGATTGAGTTTGGTACATCGGATCTTCAACGAGCCAAAATGATCGATTTTCCTAATCTCTCGTCCTTTGCTTCTGTACGCAACAAGGATGGGGCGCAGAGTTCATTTATTTACGAAGCTGAAACACCATATAGCAAGACTCGCTACCACATCCCGCAGTTAGAGCTAGCTCGGTCATTATTTTTAATTAACTCCTATTTCTGTCGAAGCTGTTTGAGCAGTACCGCTTTACAGCAAGAGTTCGACGTTCAGTATGAGGTTGAGCGAGATCATTTAGAGATAAGGATCTTACCCAGTTCATCGTTTCCTAAAGGGGCGTTAGAGCAGTCGGCCGTAGTGCAGCTTTTGGTTTGGTTGTTTTCGGATCAAGATGTTATGGATTCGTATGAAAGTATTTTTAGGCACTATCAACAAAATAGAGAAATTAAGAATGGCGTTGAAAATTGGTGCTTTAGCTTTGATCCTCCACCCATGCAGGGTTGGAAATTACATGTAAAAGGACGTTCCTCTAACGAGGGTAAGGATTATTTGGTTGAGGAAATTGTTGGCTTAGAGCTTGATGTCAGGCTTCCTAGAACTACACGGATTAGCCACGCCTCCTTTCAAGAGAAAGATGCTGGTGAGGGCAGTACACAGCACATAGCAGTTCCAACAGATCCAGTCGTTGATGATGAGGATCTACAGTTAGATGATGAAGAAACAGCCAATGTAGAGACAGGCATACGAGTCATAGAGGCTAATCCGACGTGGATAAGTTTTAGTAGGCCTAGTCAGATTGAAAAATCTCGTAGAACACGAAAAAGTAGCCAAACCCTCTTAGAAAAAGCTACTACAGATGGAAATAGTCATTTGGTTAGCACTGACGAACCATATTTAGGCGGTGTATTAGCAGCGGTAGATGTGGGGGGAAAGCAAGATGAAACAAATTACAACCGCATTTTCGCTAATCGATTTGCGGCCTTTAATGAGTTAATTTCAATTCTAAAAAATAAATTTAGATGTCGTGTGACTTTTGAAGAAACACTGGTTTTGCCAAAAGTTGGACGTAGCCGATTGTATCTGTGTAAGGATGGCTCACCAAGAGTCATTAAAGCGGTTGGGTTGCGACGTAATGGTAGTGAGTTTGTTTTGCTAGAGGTGGATGCATCGGATGGGGTGAAAATGCTTTCTACCAAAGTGTTGACTGGCGTTGATGGTGAAACATGGCGGAGTGATTTTGACCGAATACGGCGTGGGGTAGTGAAGAGCTCGTTGAACTGGCCAAATGGTTTGTTGGATCAGTTATATGGAAAAGATGGACATAGAGGGGTGAATCATCCTCGAAAATTATTAAGTAACCGTGAAGATTTTATATATCGATGGGGTCAAAGATTTTTTAAATAA
- the glmS gene encoding glutamine--fructose-6-phosphate transaminase (isomerizing): MCGIVGAVAQRNIVPALLEGLQRLEYRGYDSCGLAVIRDHGLERARSTQRVAELAQQVQLEQLSGRLGISHTRWATHGAPATHNAHPHFSGNPPRIAVVHNGIIENYEQLREELSAEGYVFESQTDTEAVAHLVDSLYQGDLFEALQQACRRLVGAYALAVMSSDEPDRLAGARYGSPLVIGVGQNENFLASDALAIAGTTDQIIYLEDGDLVDLSTDTVLIVDRDGNDIDRIVHTVQAHMAAADLGPYRHYMQKEIFEQPRAVSDTLQDIDEIVPELFGAGAAEVFEEIDQVLILACGTSFYAGLTAKYWIESLAKIPTAVEIASEYRYRDSVPNPRTLVVTISQSGETADTLAALKHAKSLGMPHTLTICNVATSAMVRECELSFITRAGVEIGVASTKAFTTQLAALFLLAMALAKSKARLSSDRERELLRKLRHLPKAIAAVLALEPQVMDWADRFARKENALFLGRGMHYPVALEGALKLKEISYIHAEGYPAGELKHGPLALVTEAMPVVTIAPKDELLEKLKSNIQEVHARGGELYVFADADTNIRPENNIHVIRMPEHYGMLSPILHTITLQLLSYHTAVARGTDVDKPRNLAKSVTVE; the protein is encoded by the coding sequence ATGTGCGGCATTGTGGGCGCGGTAGCGCAACGAAATATTGTTCCCGCGTTATTAGAGGGATTACAGCGATTAGAGTATAGAGGCTATGACTCATGCGGTTTAGCCGTCATTCGAGATCATGGGCTGGAGCGTGCTCGTAGCACACAGCGAGTGGCTGAGTTGGCCCAGCAAGTCCAATTAGAACAGCTCAGCGGTCGCTTGGGTATTTCACACACACGTTGGGCGACGCATGGTGCTCCCGCCACACATAATGCACACCCGCATTTCTCTGGTAATCCTCCTCGTATCGCTGTGGTACATAACGGCATTATTGAGAATTACGAACAATTACGAGAGGAGCTCAGCGCGGAAGGCTATGTGTTTGAGAGCCAGACGGATACAGAGGCAGTAGCGCACTTGGTGGACTCGCTGTATCAGGGGGATTTATTTGAGGCCTTGCAGCAGGCATGTCGTCGTTTAGTAGGGGCTTATGCGTTGGCGGTCATGAGTAGCGACGAGCCTGACCGCTTGGCAGGGGCTCGTTATGGATCGCCATTGGTGATTGGGGTGGGCCAAAATGAAAACTTTTTGGCTTCTGATGCCTTAGCGATAGCAGGTACTACCGATCAGATTATCTATCTGGAGGATGGCGACCTAGTTGATTTATCCACCGATACGGTTTTAATCGTGGACCGTGATGGCAATGATATTGATCGCATTGTGCATACGGTTCAGGCGCATATGGCGGCGGCTGATTTGGGGCCTTACCGTCATTACATGCAAAAAGAAATTTTTGAACAGCCACGAGCTGTGAGTGACACCCTACAAGACATTGACGAGATTGTGCCTGAGTTATTTGGCGCGGGGGCGGCAGAGGTATTTGAAGAGATAGATCAGGTATTGATTCTGGCTTGTGGGACGAGCTTTTACGCCGGATTAACAGCTAAATACTGGATTGAATCATTAGCAAAAATTCCAACCGCGGTAGAGATTGCAAGTGAGTATCGTTACCGCGACAGCGTGCCTAATCCACGTACATTAGTGGTAACGATTTCGCAGTCTGGTGAGACAGCGGATACCTTAGCTGCCCTAAAACACGCTAAATCATTAGGTATGCCGCATACCTTAACGATTTGTAATGTCGCCACCAGCGCCATGGTGCGCGAGTGTGAGCTGTCTTTTATTACTCGGGCAGGGGTAGAGATAGGGGTGGCGTCCACCAAGGCTTTTACGACCCAATTAGCGGCGTTATTTTTATTAGCGATGGCGTTGGCAAAAAGTAAAGCACGCTTGTCTTCTGATCGAGAACGCGAGTTATTGCGTAAGCTGCGTCATTTGCCAAAAGCGATTGCTGCCGTGTTGGCGTTGGAGCCACAAGTGATGGATTGGGCTGATCGCTTTGCCCGTAAAGAAAACGCGCTGTTTTTAGGGCGTGGTATGCATTATCCGGTGGCCCTAGAAGGGGCGTTAAAGCTAAAAGAGATTAGCTATATTCACGCAGAGGGGTATCCTGCCGGTGAATTAAAGCACGGGCCGCTAGCCTTAGTCACAGAGGCAATGCCAGTGGTAACGATCGCACCTAAAGACGAACTCTTAGAAAAGTTAAAGTCGAATATACAAGAAGTCCATGCGCGAGGCGGCGAGTTATACGTGTTTGCGGATGCGGACACCAACATTCGTCCCGAGAATAATATTCATGTGATTCGGATGCCAGAACACTACGGAATGCTATCGCCGATTTTGCATACGATTACCCTGCAGTTGCTGTCTTATCATACGGCGGTGGCAAGAGGAACGGATGTGGATAAACCGAGAAACTTAGCGAAAAGTGTAACGGTGGAGTGA
- a CDS encoding glycosyltransferase family 4 protein, with the protein MRVLLLNLERGWRGGERQTWLTAVGLKEQGWQPTVLARKKGALAQRLRQAGIEVIEKGSSLGAILYLVRTCHQYDVYHAQTSSALTWLASLKRLLKGKVVFTRRTAFPLNNDQTPVNVCSTKRIERLRWKWQQADEFVAISQAAAADPIALGIQPHLIPSAVEYVPADTDYIITVTEKYDLGGRYVLGTSAALSQEKDPCTTIRAIHALWQKRQDFVFLHFGAEGDASAEAKALVQELGIADIYRFMGFETRIEDMYRLMHVFVLSSKYEALGSSVLDAFLYAAPVVTTNAGGLAELVAEGRGVACEVGDFEALAAGCDKVLDDEPFRRDMILTSLKWVQEHHSVETMVQTYMQLYAGECDKPEPLEAVET; encoded by the coding sequence ATGCGTGTTTTATTACTCAATTTAGAGAGAGGCTGGCGTGGCGGAGAGCGTCAAACGTGGTTAACAGCAGTTGGACTTAAAGAGCAGGGGTGGCAACCCACCGTATTAGCCCGTAAAAAAGGGGCATTGGCTCAACGTTTGCGTCAGGCAGGTATTGAAGTGATTGAAAAAGGCTCCTCACTAGGGGCCATCCTGTATTTAGTTCGCACCTGCCATCAGTATGATGTGTACCATGCCCAAACCTCATCTGCCCTCACTTGGCTAGCTAGTCTGAAACGATTACTTAAAGGCAAAGTGGTTTTTACTCGTAGAACCGCTTTTCCTTTAAATAACGACCAAACACCTGTGAACGTATGCAGTACTAAACGCATCGAACGATTACGGTGGAAATGGCAGCAGGCCGATGAGTTTGTGGCGATTAGCCAAGCCGCAGCAGCCGATCCTATTGCTTTAGGGATTCAGCCTCATCTCATTCCCAGTGCCGTCGAGTACGTACCTGCCGATACGGATTACATCATCACCGTGACGGAAAAATACGATTTGGGTGGACGTTATGTGTTAGGTACCAGTGCTGCATTAAGCCAAGAAAAAGATCCCTGTACCACCATTCGTGCTATTCATGCTTTATGGCAAAAACGCCAAGACTTTGTCTTTTTGCACTTTGGTGCAGAGGGCGATGCCAGTGCAGAAGCCAAGGCTTTAGTGCAAGAGCTAGGCATAGCCGATATATATCGCTTTATGGGCTTTGAGACACGGATAGAGGATATGTATAGGCTCATGCATGTGTTTGTACTGAGCTCCAAATACGAGGCTTTGGGCAGCAGTGTATTAGATGCCTTTTTATATGCCGCTCCGGTGGTTACAACCAATGCAGGTGGGTTAGCAGAGCTTGTTGCCGAAGGGCGAGGGGTGGCCTGCGAGGTAGGAGATTTTGAGGCATTGGCTGCCGGTTGCGATAAGGTGTTAGATGATGAGCCCTTTAGACGAGACATGATTCTGACGTCCTTAAAATGGGTACAGGAACATCACAGTGTAGAAACCATGGTGCAAACCTATATGCAGCTTTATGCAGGTGAATGTGATAAACCTGAGCCATTAGAGGCTGTTGAGACCTAG